AAGTCTCAGCAATCCTAATAAATTGTATCAGACCGTAAAGAAAATATTGTGGCCTCTCACCTGTCCCGGCTCCTGCGTGAGGGGAAGGCAGCATTACAGCCATCCACGGTGCACATGTGAGTCTCTTTCAAGTGGACATTTTGGTAGTGCATCTTGACACTGTAAGAATTTTTAAAGGTCTTACTGCAGATCTCACAGTAGTGTGGAAGGTCAGTGTTGGGGTCAAGGTGAGACAACCCTGAGTCACCATAGTCATCTGCACATCTATCAGATCCTTCCCTCTCTATGTGTTGGATAGCACCCCCATTAGTCAGCCTATGTTCACCCTCATCCCATTTGAGCTCTGAGATCTTGTCAGCTACATGCAATAAATGTGTGTgctccctctcctccctttctTCATTGCTATTGGGTTCCAGACAAAATAAGTTGTTGTCACAATGGTTCTCCATCAGCCTGCTTTCAAAAGGGGATAATGCACAGGTTTCAGTTTGTCTTGGCCCGTCATCTTTGTCCTCACTCTTGGTCATTTCTCTGTCTAAGGTTTGCTCTGACAGATGCTTTGTACCATccgttttcttttctttgccaGTGCAAGTCTCTCTTGACTCTTTCTCCTCCCCAGATTGTCTTAGGTATATATGCCTTTCTGCTTGGCTACCATCACACTCATTACTGTCCCTGCCATGCAGCGGAGCATCATCTTCAGAGCTGCTTTCCTTATCCATTTGCTCATCTTGCTCTACCATCCCCTTCTCTATCTTTATTGGCATACTTGACTTACGAGACTTTTTCTTTGGTATAGGGTCTGTCATGCAGCGTTCGGGGGCTGAGATGGGTTTGACGGGTACAGAAGAGGACAACAGAGGAAGGGAAGGTAGTGTCCCTGGGGTGTTGGCAAGCTCTGCTGGCGATACCAGGCTTCGGTAGAAAGGCAGTACTGGTTGTACTGTTTTTAAATTGGGAAAGAGAATACCACTTTGACCCATGCCAGGGAATGAGCCACTGTGGAGTTTTGATCCAGTGTCTACATGGCTCACCATGTAGCTGGACACAGATTTATGGCCTTCTGCAGAGCAAATGGGGGTGCCGTATTCATGCCTTTTCTCTCCTTGAGAAGTCTCATCAGCAGACAAGCTCCCCCGCAGATCTTTGTCACGGTTGTTTCGGTTCATGGGCATATGTAGCCGTGGGTTCGGGTTGGCACTATGGCGATTACGACTGCGCAGTGAGCTGAAAACCATGTTGCAGCCCTCGATGGTACACTTGTGCTTAATCTTCAGGTGCACTGCATTGTAGTGGATTTTTAGAGTGCCTTTATCATAGAATGTCTTCTCACAAGCATTGCAAAATACACGACCCTTCTTCAGAGAACCTCCTCCTGCACCACCTCCTGAGACCCCTCCATGGCCACTTCCATTCCTGTCAAGGGAACGAAGCTTGCCTTCAGGTGACATTGGTGTTACATCAGAGCTCACTGAGGGTGTGCATGGTGTGGAGGGTCCATCTGAGTAGTTATCACTAGTAGAGAACTCCTCAGCTTCGATCTTTGTGTTAGTGGAGAGGCTGTCTATTGGCTTGTCTCCACTTTGGTTCAGATCAGCGGTAAATGGCACAGAGCTGGAACCTAGTAGGGTAGTCTCTGAAGGatgtgagagagggagaggattGTCCCTCCCTAAACTGTCCTGAACTTGATCATCATGTCTATgactctgcagctccactgaCCCACGGCATGgctgctggtgctggtggtgttgctggtgctgctgttgcAGTGCCCCTGCTGGTGAGCCCAGATATGGGGCAGGAACAGAGCCGAGCAGCTGAAATGGCAGCATGAAGGCCATACTGTTGATGAAGTTCTCAAAGTGATGCATGCTGTTGCCAGTTATTTTATCAACTTTGGATGTAGACAGTTTGGCAGTGGTTCGAGGTGTGTTGCGTTCAATGAAAGTCCGAATATCTGAGTTGGTGCGGGTACTGGGGACCAACACTGCTTGGCCCTCTTTGTCTTGTAGAGCCATCAGCTCCACTATGGATTTGGTCTCACCAAAACGCAGGAACTGCTGCAGGGTAGCAATTTCTTCCTCGAATGTCATGATGGCCCAACGGTCCAGCACCTTCCCTGCAACATCCTGCAGGcattacaaaaagaaaaggaacAGGAACAATGGTACAGGAGAGGGCAATGGTATGAAATAGATTGCAGAGGATTGGGAAagtgaaaaaagagaaaggacAGAGCAATTTCATCATCGGCTATAAAGTTGGGTTGCTCATGCATATTCACAGAGTGGATTATATGACACACCTTATAAAGCAGATTGGCAGAGCAGCTAAATATAGGAATCAGATGGAGTGTTAATACAAGCAGGCAGTGCAGATCTCAGAGAACCCTTATTACAAAGGCACACAGTGTTTCATCTCACAGGTCATTTCTCTTCATTTAAATCATGTACATTTGTTTGCTCTGCATCAGCAGAAGGAGACAGAACAGTACAAACAGACACTCAACTACATTGTTGTCAAGACATATGAACAAGCATACTACCAGACACATACATTAATATGCAGAGTCCCAAAGGTATGCAAAGATAAATACATGCACAACATGCCATACATACAAATCGTAAGGGAGGGGTGATCAGAAGGCACCTCACATTGATCTAGTGGGTCCTTTCTCCCTTTCCCCAGCAGTAATCACATGTGAGTTTGGGGGTCTTTGAAATGGATGAGCGGCCTTATGCCGTACAAGTGATTAATATTTTATCACAGAGCATGCACTGGGTGCCTGTCGAGGTTTCTGGCTCTGCTTGCACCATTAGATTGAGCTAACATAAATTAAACGCAGTCCAACTTCAATACTTGATGATCTACTAATCGAAGTGAGATCTTGAGGCTGCAGTCAGTTTGGCACTGGCTTGAGAGGAAATTTGGAGCAAAAGACATAATATTTACAAATCTACCCAGCACACTTGGGAGACCTCCCAATGCCGGTAGTACCACCACAAGAAGCAGCTTCATCAGCAGGGTATCAAGAGAGTTTGTGGCAATGGCCAGTATGTCACATCTGTGTTATCTCCTGACTTCAGCCAAGCTCTCTAGACTCCTCTTCTCCTGCCTCAACTTCCACATTCTTTTAGTCTCTCCCTTTATATATTTTCATTCAGACAGCCATGTTTTTCAGGTGTCTGACTCATACATGTCTAATGGAAGAGATACAAAGATATAAATACAGAATTAATACAGATCTTTGCTCACACTGTACATTCATAAAAGTATTTCAAAGTTTCAAGTCTATTTCTCTCTACATTTCCAACATTAGGCTAAACTTGTACCAGGGAGTGTTTCGTTCTTCTCATCAGACTCTTGAAACTAAATAAGCATTGAAGTATTTCTTTAAAGCAGCAAATTTGTCTTTTAAGCATACAATAAAGGAGGTAATTATAACAATATATAGCccgaaaaacacacagaaacactgagagaATTTCTCCCCATTGCTCACCTGGAGCACATATCCTCGGATGTAGTCCTGCAATGTCCAGTCAAGTGCATTGAGGATCTGGATGACTTCCTCCTGCTTGAGAACAGAGAAAAGGCGGTCCAGGAGGATCTTGAGGCGGATTGGGATGGCTTGGGTGCCATACAGCATCAGGCTGCATATATCGAACACCACATTGGAGTGCACGATCTCCACCTGGCTGCTCTGGTACATATGGTGCACCTTCAGCTTGCTCAAGGCTAAAATACACATGCCAGATTAAAGTAGATTAGGGTAAATGAAACTGAACTGTCTCTCACCTGATAGAAAGAAAGAGTACTGACAAAGAAgtctttgtatgtgtgtgtgtgtgtgtgtgtgtgtgtgtgtgtgtgtgtgtgtgtgtgtgtgtgtgtgtgtgtgtgtgtctgtgtgtgtgtgtgtctgtgtgtgtgtgtgtgtgtgtgtgtgtgtgtgtgtgtgtgtgtgtgtgcagcaatttCAAAATATAGGAAGCAAGGACTATATCATCTTATCACCTTATCCTTGCTGAGAGATCTACTAAGCTCTAGACCATTTATTACTTCCAATTATATCACAGAGAAGAAACAAAGCTTCCATGACCATTAAAATCCTCTTTATGACAACAAGCATCTAGTTTTAGGAGAAGTATGGTCTCAACTCTGGTTCATGCTGGAACTTAAATATGATCAATATTAATATATAGCAATACAGTAGTATTCCAAATGATAGTCTTCTGTGTTTACAGTATGTAAGTGCAGTACAGAATGACACCATTGGTAGCATAGTAATCCGTGTATGGTTCACTCATTCGTTTttccgtttcaaaataaaattagaaaaaacaatcgttttgttttttgttttttcgtttaaaaatgaaatttgaaaaatgaaaaatatagaaTTAAAAATACGCTGCGTTTTTAccaattttaaagtttaaatgacaaaaaagagcaTTTTTCCATTTGGAAGATCCCGGGTGAACCGGAAATCAGAGTCAGAACTCATGGCGACTTCACTTGACTTCTCTGTCCCAAACTCTGCACCACTTAttctgaaaacagcaaagacaTGTTTGTCTTATTTAGAAATCATTATCTCAGTGTGAACAAAATGATGGTTAGGAGGGAGGACTGAACATGTTGTTACTGTTTTCTGAGTGACTAGTTTTGATAATGTGGTCTCAGTTTGTTCTGATGTATTTTATCCAGCTAATGTTCTGCTGCCTGTTGTTCAGATGTATTTTATCAGATCCAGCTGATGTTCTACTGTGTGTtgttctgatgttctgctgctgaggtTCTGAGTGTTTCTGAGAACAAACCCAAGTTAAACCCGAAGCTCTGCTCTGGATCTGTTCCATTGAACTCAGACTAACACAGCGGTGGACATGCTTCTATGTAGTGGGTTTTCTTGGTGAGACAATAATTAGTTTTCTGACTCGTTATTAACCAGCTAGCCTGTGTTAAGTTGTGACTATCTCCAGTTAATGTGGGCATGTTTTCTAAACAATTACCAGATGTAAAACAGCTGTCAGAATGACAAAGATCTCTGTGGATGAAGCGGGATGTTTATAGGACAGATCGGTGATACGAGTCAGACTGTGGTCTCTAATTTTATCTCTGGATTTCATCGTGTCCTCTCACtgttcataaaaatacatatttttgattcaaccagcacatttctttttactgtctGTAGGTGATATTTACATGGATAAAGACTTTATTAAGTAGTGATGCCGACGTTTTTCGGCAAGGTGCTTGTGTCAAGTGGAATGTTTATAACATATGTTCCTAGGTGGACCGATTAGAGTGTGACACTCGCCAGGTCAAAGATTGACTGCAGTAGCATATGTTTGCCTATGCGCAATGTTGAATAAAGTTCACTGAGAAACGATATCGTCCACTGTTTAATATGGAGTAAACAGAACAAAGTGAAACAGTCTTCTTTATCTGGTATCGTAATTTCACGTAAATCCAGGTCTGATCGTGACGAATCTGCGgatgaaacatctggagacggaaactatcaccagttaacctgatCATTAGTTAAACCGGAACAGCGGCACCAATAGATGGCCAATATCCCGTCATAAACTTTTGTCCGTATGTCGGACCTGACTGTCAAACACACAGAAGTAAAACATAACAATCTACAGTTAATAAAGTATGACACTGAAAATAACATCTGTGGTTAACAGAGCAAAttacagctctctccaaatcaGCAGCGGACACATGACTGCGTCTTAAATTGTTTTCCATGCAGAGCCTCCTGACACTCATTAGCTATAGACtccataatataatataatataatataatataatataatataatataatataatataatataatataatataatataattttaaacTCTATAATATAGAACAATGTGGAGCTCCATGATTTCTACGTGGGTTTTCCACTTTAAAAGAGAATGAAATTGGAAAAGCCATTCTTGATGTGTTCATGATCCAGACCATCTCTAAACTATTCTTCCACGGCGACTTGCGGTGTTGCAACAAATTAAAAAGAGCCATATTTTGTATTTCGGGTTAAAAAGCTAGAGCAAAAACCCAACACTGTGGTTTTTTCATTagttaaataatacatttctacatttaggttttaaaaactgaaaaacaaaaaaaaatagcgtggtttattggttttttttagattttattttgaaatggaaaaacgaATGAGCGAACCATATACGGATTCATAGTGACAGAATTGTGGTTTTAAATGCTTCATGGATCTATTTAAAATCTTGGTTCATTCATATTccaaaacaaattctgtttCTCTCCAAAATAATTTCTGGACTGTATTCAAGCATATAGGTTACATTTTATCTGTCCATCTTTTGAGATTTCAATCACAATACAATGGAGGTGAATGTGGTGGTCACAGTACTAGAGGATTTAAATAGTAACATCTGGAAGTGTAGAATCTGAAGACCTCAGACTTTACTTTAATATTCACTACAACGGAAccttttgacaaaaaagagaggaaTAAAGATGTCAGACCATGTTATTCTGATGTAATGACTATGTCTGGTTCTACAAAAACAGGGCAAAACTCTTAGCTCAGAAATTATAAATGCTCATAACTGTGTAATAAGAATAACACAATAAGGCAGcctattaaaacacaaaaagctaATTGAATAGCAACATTTATTTATGCAAAATGTAATACTGTTTCCCAGTTGAAGGCCTTGCTTAGGGTGAGAGTTGGGACTTTATTGCCAGCACatgagacatttttgtgattttcaaaACAATAAGTTTGTTCCACCTCTGAAACATGTAAATTG
This genomic interval from Acanthochromis polyacanthus isolate Apoly-LR-REF ecotype Palm Island chromosome 2, KAUST_Apoly_ChrSc, whole genome shotgun sequence contains the following:
- the bnc1 gene encoding zinc finger protein basonuclin-1 isoform X3, whose protein sequence is MTMAEAICCTLVNCNCDSFKPGKLKRRQCENCKHGWVAHALSKLKVHHMYQSSQVEIVHSNVVFDICSLMLYGTQAIPIRLKILLDRLFSVLKQEEVIQILNALDWTLQDYIRGYVLQDVAGKVLDRWAIMTFEEEIATLQQFLRFGETKSIVELMALQDKEGQAVLVPSTRTNSDIRTFIERNTPRTTAKLSTSKVDKITGNSMHHFENFINSMAFMLPFQLLGSVPAPYLGSPAGALQQQHQQHHQHQQPCRGSVELQSHRHDDQVQDSLGRDNPLPLSHPSETTLLGSSSVPFTADLNQSGDKPIDSLSTNTKIEAEEFSTSDNYSDGPSTPCTPSVSSDVTPMSPEGKLRSLDRNGSGHGGVSGGGAGGGSLKKGRVFCNACEKTFYDKGTLKIHYNAVHLKIKHKCTIEGCNMVFSSLRSRNRHSANPNPRLHMPMNRNNRDKDLRGSLSADETSQGEKRHEYGTPICSAEGHKSVSSYMVSHVDTGSKLHSGSFPGMGQSGILFPNLKTVQPVLPFYRSLVSPAELANTPGTLPSLPLLSSSVPVKPISAPERCMTDPIPKKKSRKSSMPIKIEKGMVEQDEQMDKESSSEDDAPLHGRDSNECDGSQAERHIYLRQSGEEKESRETCTGKEKKTDGTKHLSEQTLDREMTKSEDKDDGPRQTETCALSPFESRLMENHCDNNLFCLEPNSNEEREEREHTHLLHVADKISELKWDEGEHRLTNGGAIQHIEREGSDRCADDYGDSGLSHLDPNTDLPHYCEICSKTFKNSYSVKMHYQNVHLKETHMCTVDGCNAAFPSRRSRDR
- the bnc1 gene encoding zinc finger protein basonuclin-1 isoform X1, which codes for MTMAEAICCTLVNCNCDSFKPGKLKRRQCENCKHGWVAHALSKLKVHHMYQSSQVEIVHSNVVFDICSLMLYGTQAIPIRLKILLDRLFSVLKQEEVIQILNALDWTLQDYIRGYVLQDVAGKVLDRWAIMTFEEEIATLQQFLRFGETKSIVELMALQDKEGQAVLVPSTRTNSDIRTFIERNTPRTTAKLSTSKVDKITGNSMHHFENFINSMAFMLPFQLLGSVPAPYLGSPAGALQQQHQQHHQHQQPCRGSVELQSHRHDDQVQDSLGRDNPLPLSHPSETTLLGSSSVPFTADLNQSGDKPIDSLSTNTKIEAEEFSTSDNYSDGPSTPCTPSVSSDVTPMSPEGKLRSLDRNGSGHGGVSGGGAGGGSLKKGRVFCNACEKTFYDKGTLKIHYNAVHLKIKHKCTIEGCNMVFSSLRSRNRHSANPNPRLHMPMNRNNRDKDLRGSLSADETSQGEKRHEYGTPICSAEGHKSVSSYMVSHVDTGSKLHSGSFPGMGQSGILFPNLKTVQPVLPFYRSLVSPAELANTPGTLPSLPLLSSSVPVKPISAPERCMTDPIPKKKSRKSSMPIKIEKGMVEQDEQMDKESSSEDDAPLHGRDSNECDGSQAERHIYLRQSGEEKESRETCTGKEKKTDGTKHLSEQTLDREMTKSEDKDDGPRQTETCALSPFESRLMENHCDNNLFCLEPNSNEEREEREHTHLLHVADKISELKWDEGEHRLTNGGAIQHIEREGSDRCADDYGDSGLSHLDPNTDLPHYCEICSKTFKNSYSVKMHYQNVHLKETHMCTVDGCNAAFPSRRSRDRHSANLNLHHKLLTKDSFTTANPAYSPHCRDRDSVVLDNYQDQRDRDLPHRDQTNQTSVIFRGHNRMGLVFPMSKMSTTPDSTSAPPLREMEGLEGCRGVEDGAVLDLSTSSDPPCDNGSAQSSWDSDGAGTEEGEGAGEDGEALPMQDSDESCDGIGLGRAGGEELALGGERTLGSGGGGQGGLQGGGGGSPITCHVCQKVYSNKGTFRAHYKTVHLRLLHKCKVPGCDTSFSSVRSRNRHSQNPNLHRNLTVSSGATMDQE
- the bnc1 gene encoding zinc finger protein basonuclin-1 isoform X2 — protein: MDLQAICCTLVNCNCDSFKPGKLKRRQCENCKHGWVAHALSKLKVHHMYQSSQVEIVHSNVVFDICSLMLYGTQAIPIRLKILLDRLFSVLKQEEVIQILNALDWTLQDYIRGYVLQDVAGKVLDRWAIMTFEEEIATLQQFLRFGETKSIVELMALQDKEGQAVLVPSTRTNSDIRTFIERNTPRTTAKLSTSKVDKITGNSMHHFENFINSMAFMLPFQLLGSVPAPYLGSPAGALQQQHQQHHQHQQPCRGSVELQSHRHDDQVQDSLGRDNPLPLSHPSETTLLGSSSVPFTADLNQSGDKPIDSLSTNTKIEAEEFSTSDNYSDGPSTPCTPSVSSDVTPMSPEGKLRSLDRNGSGHGGVSGGGAGGGSLKKGRVFCNACEKTFYDKGTLKIHYNAVHLKIKHKCTIEGCNMVFSSLRSRNRHSANPNPRLHMPMNRNNRDKDLRGSLSADETSQGEKRHEYGTPICSAEGHKSVSSYMVSHVDTGSKLHSGSFPGMGQSGILFPNLKTVQPVLPFYRSLVSPAELANTPGTLPSLPLLSSSVPVKPISAPERCMTDPIPKKKSRKSSMPIKIEKGMVEQDEQMDKESSSEDDAPLHGRDSNECDGSQAERHIYLRQSGEEKESRETCTGKEKKTDGTKHLSEQTLDREMTKSEDKDDGPRQTETCALSPFESRLMENHCDNNLFCLEPNSNEEREEREHTHLLHVADKISELKWDEGEHRLTNGGAIQHIEREGSDRCADDYGDSGLSHLDPNTDLPHYCEICSKTFKNSYSVKMHYQNVHLKETHMCTVDGCNAAFPSRRSRDRHSANLNLHHKLLTKDSFTTANPAYSPHCRDRDSVVLDNYQDQRDRDLPHRDQTNQTSVIFRGHNRMGLVFPMSKMSTTPDSTSAPPLREMEGLEGCRGVEDGAVLDLSTSSDPPCDNGSAQSSWDSDGAGTEEGEGAGEDGEALPMQDSDESCDGIGLGRAGGEELALGGERTLGSGGGGQGGLQGGGGGSPITCHVCQKVYSNKGTFRAHYKTVHLRLLHKCKVPGCDTSFSSVRSRNRHSQNPNLHRNLTVSSGATMDQE